Proteins encoded by one window of Salvia splendens isolate huo1 chromosome 14, SspV2, whole genome shotgun sequence:
- the LOC121765015 gene encoding protein NLP6-like isoform X5, with the protein MEIFNGGEKALREVRNILFLTRCVIPQLYMANVWVPTGDCEPVHRIHVRARKGHRIHVQARKGMIGMVLASENKSCFCPNLSEFSIVDHTMSHYDMRDRREVCFAICLQSSDSGNLVYVMEFFLYQGPATHMYVGSFLSLLLPILKHGLRSFKLACGKQLGEELVVEVIEFSDANKLDSSELEPACVYPVIFKSVQYNQKGCHHTEVQQPNEYHHIEEEQHAEECNEEQQQNVYHHAEEEQLAKECPVDNSHFSTREREKRKSSLNLSAEVLESHFGKKLKDVAKELGVGRSTIKRACREHGIRRWPNRIEHKTNRSLFEEESAADSEQDMLPSTDNLHTVDNMTQINTGSADKVIIKVKYKEDLIKFELSLSSLGLAKLSEEVAMSLNLEMGSFKLKYMDEDGDEILITRDVDLQLCPKARTTKGETLIQLLVR; encoded by the exons ATTTTCAATGGCGGGGAAAAAGCTTTGAGAGAAGTCCGTAATATCCTTTTCCTAACCCGCTGCGTCATTCCCCAACTCTATATGGCAAACGTTTGGGTCCCTACGGGAGATTGTG AGCCAGTTCACCGGATTCATGTTCGAGCCAGAAAAGGTCATCGGATTCATGTTCAAGCCAGAAAAGGAATGATTGGGATGGTATTGGCATCAGAAAACAAATCATGTTTTTGTCCAAATTTAAGTGAATTTAGCATAGTTGACCACACCATGTCACACTATGACATGAGGGATCGACGTGAAGTTTGTTTTGCAATTTGTTTGCAAAGTTCAGATAGCGGTAATCTTGTTTATGTTATGGAGTTCTTTCTCTACCAAGGTCCTGCAACACATATGTATGTTGGGTCCTTCTTGAGCCTTCTATTGCCAATACTAAAGCATGGATTAAGATCATTTAAGCTGGCATGTGGAAAGCAACTTGGAGAAGAACTGGTGGTTGAAGTTATTGAATTTTCTGATGCAAACAAACTTGATTCCTCTGAATTAGAGCCTGCGTGTGTGTATCCAGTCATATTTAAAAGTGTGCAGTATAATCAAAAGGGGTGCCATCACACTGAAGTACAACAACCGAATGAGTATCATCATATCGAAGAAGAACAACACGCAGAAGAATGCAATGAAGAACAACAACAAAATGTGTACCACCATGCCGAAGAAGAACAACTCGCCAAAGAATGCCCCGTTGATAACTCACATTTCAGTACAcgagaaagagagaagagaaaatcCTCCCTCAATCTTAGCGCTGAGGTTCTCGAATCTCATTTTGGGAAGAAGCTAAAAGATGTTGCAAAAGAGCTCGGTG TTGGAAGGTCAACAATAAAGCGTGCGTGCAGGGAACATGGCATTCGGAGGTGGCCAAATAGGATAGAACACAAGACAAATCGTTCCctttttgaagaagaaagtgCTGCAGATTCAGAGCAAGACATGTTGCCATCAACCGACAATCTTCATACAGTAGATAATATGACACAAATAAACACAGGAAGTGCAGACAAGGTGATTATAAAGGTGAAGTATAAAGaagatttaataaaatttgagttgTCTCTATCATCATTAGGATTGGCAAAGCTTAGTGAAGAAGTGGCGATGAGTCTAAATCTGGAGATGGGTAGTTTCAAGTTGAAATACATGGATGAAGATGGAGATGAGATCTTAATAACCAGAGATGTTGATTTGCAACTCTGTCCAAAAGCTCGAACAACAAAAGGCGAGACACTCATCCAACTGTTGGTTCGATGA
- the LOC121765015 gene encoding protein NLP6-like isoform X3, translating into MEVPSLAIFDLLYTKIVVKTMYPTQATKLCSTHIDYHSGFLANEPVNIFNGGEKALREVRNILFLTRCVIPQLYMANVWVPTGDCEPVHRIHVRARKGHRIHVQARKGMIGMVLASENKSCFCPNLSEFSIVDHTMSHYDMRDRREVCFAICLQSSDSGNLVYVMEFFLYQGPATHMYVGSFLSLLLPILKHGLRSFKLACGKQLGEELVVEVIEFSDANKLDSSELEPACVYPVIFKSVQYNQKGCHHTEVQQPNEYHHIEEEQHAEECNEEQQQNVYHHAEEEQLAKECPVDNSHFSTREREKRKSSLNLSAEVLESHFGKKLKDVAKELGVGRSTIKRACREHGIRRWPNRIEHKTNRSLFEEESAADSEQDMLPSTDNLHTVDNMTQINTGSADKVIIKVKYKEDLIKFELSLSSLGLAKLSEEVAMSLNLEMGSFKLKYMDEDGDEILITRDVDLQLCPKARTTKGETLIQLLVR; encoded by the exons ATTTTCAATGGCGGGGAAAAAGCTTTGAGAGAAGTCCGTAATATCCTTTTCCTAACCCGCTGCGTCATTCCCCAACTCTATATGGCAAACGTTTGGGTCCCTACGGGAGATTGTG AGCCAGTTCACCGGATTCATGTTCGAGCCAGAAAAGGTCATCGGATTCATGTTCAAGCCAGAAAAGGAATGATTGGGATGGTATTGGCATCAGAAAACAAATCATGTTTTTGTCCAAATTTAAGTGAATTTAGCATAGTTGACCACACCATGTCACACTATGACATGAGGGATCGACGTGAAGTTTGTTTTGCAATTTGTTTGCAAAGTTCAGATAGCGGTAATCTTGTTTATGTTATGGAGTTCTTTCTCTACCAAGGTCCTGCAACACATATGTATGTTGGGTCCTTCTTGAGCCTTCTATTGCCAATACTAAAGCATGGATTAAGATCATTTAAGCTGGCATGTGGAAAGCAACTTGGAGAAGAACTGGTGGTTGAAGTTATTGAATTTTCTGATGCAAACAAACTTGATTCCTCTGAATTAGAGCCTGCGTGTGTGTATCCAGTCATATTTAAAAGTGTGCAGTATAATCAAAAGGGGTGCCATCACACTGAAGTACAACAACCGAATGAGTATCATCATATCGAAGAAGAACAACACGCAGAAGAATGCAATGAAGAACAACAACAAAATGTGTACCACCATGCCGAAGAAGAACAACTCGCCAAAGAATGCCCCGTTGATAACTCACATTTCAGTACAcgagaaagagagaagagaaaatcCTCCCTCAATCTTAGCGCTGAGGTTCTCGAATCTCATTTTGGGAAGAAGCTAAAAGATGTTGCAAAAGAGCTCGGTG TTGGAAGGTCAACAATAAAGCGTGCGTGCAGGGAACATGGCATTCGGAGGTGGCCAAATAGGATAGAACACAAGACAAATCGTTCCctttttgaagaagaaagtgCTGCAGATTCAGAGCAAGACATGTTGCCATCAACCGACAATCTTCATACAGTAGATAATATGACACAAATAAACACAGGAAGTGCAGACAAGGTGATTATAAAGGTGAAGTATAAAGaagatttaataaaatttgagttgTCTCTATCATCATTAGGATTGGCAAAGCTTAGTGAAGAAGTGGCGATGAGTCTAAATCTGGAGATGGGTAGTTTCAAGTTGAAATACATGGATGAAGATGGAGATGAGATCTTAATAACCAGAGATGTTGATTTGCAACTCTGTCCAAAAGCTCGAACAACAAAAGGCGAGACACTCATCCAACTGTTGGTTCGATGA
- the LOC121765015 gene encoding protein NLP6-like isoform X1, translating into MEVPSLAIFDLLYTKIVVKTMYPTQATKLCSTHIDYHSGFLANEPVNIFNGGEKALREVRNILFLTRCVIPQLYMANVWVPTGDCGSTTNSNRSCMELTLSSNYYMKSMVTEPVHRIHVRARKGHRIHVQARKGMIGMVLASENKSCFCPNLSEFSIVDHTMSHYDMRDRREVCFAICLQSSDSGNLVYVMEFFLYQGPATHMYVGSFLSLLLPILKHGLRSFKLACGKQLGEELVVEVIEFSDANKLDSSELEPACVYPVIFKSVQYNQKGCHHTEVQQPNEYHHIEEEQHAEECNEEQQQNVYHHAEEEQLAKECPVDNSHFSTREREKRKSSLNLSAEVLESHFGKKLKDVAKELGVGRSTIKRACREHGIRRWPNRIEHKTNRSLFEEESAADSEQDMLPSTDNLHTVDNMTQINTGSADKVIIKVKYKEDLIKFELSLSSLGLAKLSEEVAMSLNLEMGSFKLKYMDEDGDEILITRDVDLQLCPKARTTKGETLIQLLVR; encoded by the exons ATTTTCAATGGCGGGGAAAAAGCTTTGAGAGAAGTCCGTAATATCCTTTTCCTAACCCGCTGCGTCATTCCCCAACTCTATATGGCAAACGTTTGGGTCCCTACGGGAGATTGTGGTAGTACTACTAATAGTAATAGGAGTTGCATGGAGCTGACATTGTCTTCTAATTATTACATGAAATCTATGGTTACAGAGCCAGTTCACCGGATTCATGTTCGAGCCAGAAAAGGTCATCGGATTCATGTTCAAGCCAGAAAAGGAATGATTGGGATGGTATTGGCATCAGAAAACAAATCATGTTTTTGTCCAAATTTAAGTGAATTTAGCATAGTTGACCACACCATGTCACACTATGACATGAGGGATCGACGTGAAGTTTGTTTTGCAATTTGTTTGCAAAGTTCAGATAGCGGTAATCTTGTTTATGTTATGGAGTTCTTTCTCTACCAAGGTCCTGCAACACATATGTATGTTGGGTCCTTCTTGAGCCTTCTATTGCCAATACTAAAGCATGGATTAAGATCATTTAAGCTGGCATGTGGAAAGCAACTTGGAGAAGAACTGGTGGTTGAAGTTATTGAATTTTCTGATGCAAACAAACTTGATTCCTCTGAATTAGAGCCTGCGTGTGTGTATCCAGTCATATTTAAAAGTGTGCAGTATAATCAAAAGGGGTGCCATCACACTGAAGTACAACAACCGAATGAGTATCATCATATCGAAGAAGAACAACACGCAGAAGAATGCAATGAAGAACAACAACAAAATGTGTACCACCATGCCGAAGAAGAACAACTCGCCAAAGAATGCCCCGTTGATAACTCACATTTCAGTACAcgagaaagagagaagagaaaatcCTCCCTCAATCTTAGCGCTGAGGTTCTCGAATCTCATTTTGGGAAGAAGCTAAAAGATGTTGCAAAAGAGCTCGGTG TTGGAAGGTCAACAATAAAGCGTGCGTGCAGGGAACATGGCATTCGGAGGTGGCCAAATAGGATAGAACACAAGACAAATCGTTCCctttttgaagaagaaagtgCTGCAGATTCAGAGCAAGACATGTTGCCATCAACCGACAATCTTCATACAGTAGATAATATGACACAAATAAACACAGGAAGTGCAGACAAGGTGATTATAAAGGTGAAGTATAAAGaagatttaataaaatttgagttgTCTCTATCATCATTAGGATTGGCAAAGCTTAGTGAAGAAGTGGCGATGAGTCTAAATCTGGAGATGGGTAGTTTCAAGTTGAAATACATGGATGAAGATGGAGATGAGATCTTAATAACCAGAGATGTTGATTTGCAACTCTGTCCAAAAGCTCGAACAACAAAAGGCGAGACACTCATCCAACTGTTGGTTCGATGA
- the LOC121765015 gene encoding protein NLP6-like isoform X2: MEATKLCSTHIDYHSGFLANEPVNIFNGGEKALREVRNILFLTRCVIPQLYMANVWVPTGDCGSTTNSNRSCMELTLSSNYYMKSMVTEPVHRIHVRARKGHRIHVQARKGMIGMVLASENKSCFCPNLSEFSIVDHTMSHYDMRDRREVCFAICLQSSDSGNLVYVMEFFLYQGPATHMYVGSFLSLLLPILKHGLRSFKLACGKQLGEELVVEVIEFSDANKLDSSELEPACVYPVIFKSVQYNQKGCHHTEVQQPNEYHHIEEEQHAEECNEEQQQNVYHHAEEEQLAKECPVDNSHFSTREREKRKSSLNLSAEVLESHFGKKLKDVAKELGVGRSTIKRACREHGIRRWPNRIEHKTNRSLFEEESAADSEQDMLPSTDNLHTVDNMTQINTGSADKVIIKVKYKEDLIKFELSLSSLGLAKLSEEVAMSLNLEMGSFKLKYMDEDGDEILITRDVDLQLCPKARTTKGETLIQLLVR, translated from the exons ATTTTCAATGGCGGGGAAAAAGCTTTGAGAGAAGTCCGTAATATCCTTTTCCTAACCCGCTGCGTCATTCCCCAACTCTATATGGCAAACGTTTGGGTCCCTACGGGAGATTGTGGTAGTACTACTAATAGTAATAGGAGTTGCATGGAGCTGACATTGTCTTCTAATTATTACATGAAATCTATGGTTACAGAGCCAGTTCACCGGATTCATGTTCGAGCCAGAAAAGGTCATCGGATTCATGTTCAAGCCAGAAAAGGAATGATTGGGATGGTATTGGCATCAGAAAACAAATCATGTTTTTGTCCAAATTTAAGTGAATTTAGCATAGTTGACCACACCATGTCACACTATGACATGAGGGATCGACGTGAAGTTTGTTTTGCAATTTGTTTGCAAAGTTCAGATAGCGGTAATCTTGTTTATGTTATGGAGTTCTTTCTCTACCAAGGTCCTGCAACACATATGTATGTTGGGTCCTTCTTGAGCCTTCTATTGCCAATACTAAAGCATGGATTAAGATCATTTAAGCTGGCATGTGGAAAGCAACTTGGAGAAGAACTGGTGGTTGAAGTTATTGAATTTTCTGATGCAAACAAACTTGATTCCTCTGAATTAGAGCCTGCGTGTGTGTATCCAGTCATATTTAAAAGTGTGCAGTATAATCAAAAGGGGTGCCATCACACTGAAGTACAACAACCGAATGAGTATCATCATATCGAAGAAGAACAACACGCAGAAGAATGCAATGAAGAACAACAACAAAATGTGTACCACCATGCCGAAGAAGAACAACTCGCCAAAGAATGCCCCGTTGATAACTCACATTTCAGTACAcgagaaagagagaagagaaaatcCTCCCTCAATCTTAGCGCTGAGGTTCTCGAATCTCATTTTGGGAAGAAGCTAAAAGATGTTGCAAAAGAGCTCGGTG TTGGAAGGTCAACAATAAAGCGTGCGTGCAGGGAACATGGCATTCGGAGGTGGCCAAATAGGATAGAACACAAGACAAATCGTTCCctttttgaagaagaaagtgCTGCAGATTCAGAGCAAGACATGTTGCCATCAACCGACAATCTTCATACAGTAGATAATATGACACAAATAAACACAGGAAGTGCAGACAAGGTGATTATAAAGGTGAAGTATAAAGaagatttaataaaatttgagttgTCTCTATCATCATTAGGATTGGCAAAGCTTAGTGAAGAAGTGGCGATGAGTCTAAATCTGGAGATGGGTAGTTTCAAGTTGAAATACATGGATGAAGATGGAGATGAGATCTTAATAACCAGAGATGTTGATTTGCAACTCTGTCCAAAAGCTCGAACAACAAAAGGCGAGACACTCATCCAACTGTTGGTTCGATGA
- the LOC121765015 gene encoding protein NLP6-like isoform X4 has product MEIFNGGEKALREVRNILFLTRCVIPQLYMANVWVPTGDCGSTTNSNRSCMELTLSSNYYMKSMVTEPVHRIHVRARKGHRIHVQARKGMIGMVLASENKSCFCPNLSEFSIVDHTMSHYDMRDRREVCFAICLQSSDSGNLVYVMEFFLYQGPATHMYVGSFLSLLLPILKHGLRSFKLACGKQLGEELVVEVIEFSDANKLDSSELEPACVYPVIFKSVQYNQKGCHHTEVQQPNEYHHIEEEQHAEECNEEQQQNVYHHAEEEQLAKECPVDNSHFSTREREKRKSSLNLSAEVLESHFGKKLKDVAKELGVGRSTIKRACREHGIRRWPNRIEHKTNRSLFEEESAADSEQDMLPSTDNLHTVDNMTQINTGSADKVIIKVKYKEDLIKFELSLSSLGLAKLSEEVAMSLNLEMGSFKLKYMDEDGDEILITRDVDLQLCPKARTTKGETLIQLLVR; this is encoded by the exons ATTTTCAATGGCGGGGAAAAAGCTTTGAGAGAAGTCCGTAATATCCTTTTCCTAACCCGCTGCGTCATTCCCCAACTCTATATGGCAAACGTTTGGGTCCCTACGGGAGATTGTGGTAGTACTACTAATAGTAATAGGAGTTGCATGGAGCTGACATTGTCTTCTAATTATTACATGAAATCTATGGTTACAGAGCCAGTTCACCGGATTCATGTTCGAGCCAGAAAAGGTCATCGGATTCATGTTCAAGCCAGAAAAGGAATGATTGGGATGGTATTGGCATCAGAAAACAAATCATGTTTTTGTCCAAATTTAAGTGAATTTAGCATAGTTGACCACACCATGTCACACTATGACATGAGGGATCGACGTGAAGTTTGTTTTGCAATTTGTTTGCAAAGTTCAGATAGCGGTAATCTTGTTTATGTTATGGAGTTCTTTCTCTACCAAGGTCCTGCAACACATATGTATGTTGGGTCCTTCTTGAGCCTTCTATTGCCAATACTAAAGCATGGATTAAGATCATTTAAGCTGGCATGTGGAAAGCAACTTGGAGAAGAACTGGTGGTTGAAGTTATTGAATTTTCTGATGCAAACAAACTTGATTCCTCTGAATTAGAGCCTGCGTGTGTGTATCCAGTCATATTTAAAAGTGTGCAGTATAATCAAAAGGGGTGCCATCACACTGAAGTACAACAACCGAATGAGTATCATCATATCGAAGAAGAACAACACGCAGAAGAATGCAATGAAGAACAACAACAAAATGTGTACCACCATGCCGAAGAAGAACAACTCGCCAAAGAATGCCCCGTTGATAACTCACATTTCAGTACAcgagaaagagagaagagaaaatcCTCCCTCAATCTTAGCGCTGAGGTTCTCGAATCTCATTTTGGGAAGAAGCTAAAAGATGTTGCAAAAGAGCTCGGTG TTGGAAGGTCAACAATAAAGCGTGCGTGCAGGGAACATGGCATTCGGAGGTGGCCAAATAGGATAGAACACAAGACAAATCGTTCCctttttgaagaagaaagtgCTGCAGATTCAGAGCAAGACATGTTGCCATCAACCGACAATCTTCATACAGTAGATAATATGACACAAATAAACACAGGAAGTGCAGACAAGGTGATTATAAAGGTGAAGTATAAAGaagatttaataaaatttgagttgTCTCTATCATCATTAGGATTGGCAAAGCTTAGTGAAGAAGTGGCGATGAGTCTAAATCTGGAGATGGGTAGTTTCAAGTTGAAATACATGGATGAAGATGGAGATGAGATCTTAATAACCAGAGATGTTGATTTGCAACTCTGTCCAAAAGCTCGAACAACAAAAGGCGAGACACTCATCCAACTGTTGGTTCGATGA